TATCGTGACGCTCGTATTACTGAAGAAAACGTAACCTACAATCCAGAGAAAAAACACTGTAAAAGTTGATATTGCCTTAGAAGAAGGTAGAAGATATTACTTTGGAGATATTCGTTTTGTTGGAAACACTGTTTATACAGAAGATCAGTTAAAACGTGTTTTAAGTATTGAAAAAGGAGATACATACAACGGTAAATTATTACAAGAACGTATTTTAAATAAGAAAAACCCAGATGCAAATGATATTACCAATTTATATCAAAACAACGGGTACTTATTTTCTAACGTAAATGCTGTTGAAACAAGAACGCATAACGATACCATAGATTTTGACATTCGTATTATAGAAGGTCCATTAGCTTACATTAATTCGGTTAATGTAATTGGTAACGACAAAACCAATGACCACGTAATTTACCGTGAATTACGTACGCGTCCTGGAGATAAATGGAGTAAAGAAAATGTAATTAGAACCATTCGTGAATTGGGGCAATTAGGATTCTTTGATCCAGAAGCTTTACAGCCAGATATTAAACCAAACCAAGCTGATGGAACGGTTGATATTGAATACAAAGTTGTAGAAAAAGGTGCCAGCCAAGTAGAATTACAAGGGGGTTATGGAGGAGGAAGTTTTATTGGTACTTTAGGGTTATCATTTAACAACTTCTCGGTTAGAAACATGTTCAACAAAAAAGCGTACAAACCATTACCAATGGGTGACGGACAGCGTATGGCATTACGTGCTCAGTTTTCTAAATACTACCAAACCTACAGCTTGTCATTTACAGAACCTTGGTTAGGGGGTAAAAAACCTTTAGCATTTAGTGCATCGATTTCTCACTCTAAACAATTTTTGTATAATTGGTATACATATGATGTAGATAAATCACAAAGCTTTAACATTACATCGATTTCGTTTGGTTTAGCAAAAAGATTATCTGTTCCAGACGATTACTTTGTATTATCACAAGCTGTTTCATATCAGTATTTTGACTTAAATAATTACAATACGGGCTTATTTACTTTTGGTGACGGACAAGCAAATAACTTATCTTATACCATTAGTTTATCTCGTAACAGTAAAGGTTTCAACCCAATTTTCCCAACGTACGGTTCAGAATTCACCGTTTCGGGTAAATTTACACCACCCTATTCTTTGTTTGAAAAAACAAACTATAAAACATTAGGTGATGAAGAAAAATACAAACGCCGCACAGTAGCAAATACAACAACACCAAATGGTAGTTATGTACCAGCTGGCACGTATTTAGATGCAAGCGGAAACCCAGTTGAAGGCAATGATTACAGATTAGCAGCAGTTGATCAAGGTAAAATTGACCAAAAACGTTTTAAAATGTTAGAATACTACAAGCTTAAATTTAAAGGCGATTGGTATACATCATTAACAAAAATTGGCGATCAACCGTTAGTTTTACGTTCGTTAGCTGAATTCGGGTTTTTAGGTGCTTACAACAGTGCACGTGGAATTGTTCCTTTTGAGCGTTTTTATTTAGGTGGAGATGGATTAGCTAACTTTACGATGGACGGACGTGAAATTGTTCAGTTACGTGGGTACGAAAACTACGCCTTAACACCAGTAAATCAAAACGGAGAACAAATTGGAGGTACTATATACAATAAATTCACGTTAGAATTACGTTATCCAATTACCTTAAAACAATCTGCATCTATTTATGCCTTAGCATTTGCAGAAGCTGGTACATCATACGCAAGTTTTAAAGACTACAATCCGTTTAACTTAAAACGTTCAACAGGTTTAGGATTACGCGTATTTATGCCAATGTTTGGATTATTAGGAATTGATTTTGCTTACGGGTTTGATGAAGCGCCGGGTAGAACACAACCTAGTGGATGGCAAACGCACTTTATTATTGGACAACAATTCTAAAGTTTGGCACGATACTTGAATTCTTAATAACGAAACAAACCATGAAGAAACTTTTTTTACTGGCATGTATAATGAGCTTCTCATTAGCTCAAGCACAAATTGCTACCAAAGTAGGATATATAGATATGGACTATATATTAGAAAAACTACCAAAATATGGTGAAGCAAAAAGTAAGTTAGAAGAAAAAGCCAATGGTTGGAAACAAGAAGTTGAGCTTAAAAAAACCGAACTAGAAAAACTTAAAAAAAGTTTAGAAATAGAACGCATCATTTTAACTAAAGAATTAATTGATGAACGTGAAGAAGAAATTTTAAATTTTGAAAAAGAATTATTAGAATTTCAAGATAAAAGATTCGGACCAAGAGGCGATTTAGTTATTCAGAAAACAACAATCATTAAACCAATCCAAGATCAGATTTTTAATATTGTTCAAGACATTTCTGAAAAAAGAAAATACGATCTAATCTTTGACAAATCATCCGATTTATCAATTATTTTCGCATCGGGCCGTTTTGATATAAGTGATATGGTTTTACGCGAGCTGTTAAGAGCCGAGAAAAAAGAAACCTTAACCCAAAAGCAACTTAAAGAGCAGGAAGCACAAGATAAGTTAATTGATGATCGTCGTGAAGATCCAAGAATTGGTGAGCGCGAAAAGGCACAAGAAGAACGTCAGCAACAAATTTTAAATACGCGTGAAGAAAGACAACGCGTTTTAGAAGAAAGAAAGGCAGAAGCAATTAAAAAACGTCAAGAACTTCAGCAAGCAAAACAACAAGCTATTGAAGAAAGAAAAGCTGAAGCTGAAAGACGCAAAACAGAATTGCAAGCTAGAAAACAAGGTGCCACCGAAACTAAAGAAGCAGTAACCGAAACAAAAGCTGTTAAAGCAGAAAATAAACAAGAAAATACGCCAACTAAAAACAAGGTTGAAACGCAAGCCGAAGCACCGAAAAACAATACGCAAAGTGCAGAGCAAAACAGATTAGACCAAATTGAGGCGCGTAAAAAAGCTTTAGAAGAACGCCGAGAAGAAGCCAACAGAAAAAAAATAGAACAGCAAGAAGCTAGACAAAAAATAATTGACGACAGAAAAGCAGAAGCCGAAAAAAGACGTCAGGAAATAGAAAACAGAAAAAATAATAATTAAGAATTTAAATAACTATAATACAATGAAAACAATTAAAACCTTATTTATTGCAGCTGTAATGTTTTTAGGTGCAAACCAAGCGATGCAAGCTCAGTCTAAAATTGCTCATATTAACGTTCAGGAATTGGTTACTAACCTACCTGATATGAAAAATGCTGAGGCACAAATTAGAAAAATTGCTGAAAACTATGATAAAGAGTACACCACTATGGCTACTGAATATCAAACAAAAATGGGCAAATACGAATCTGAAGCAAAAAATGTAACAGATGCAGTTAACGAATCTCGTATGAGAGAAATGGAAGAAATGGGTCAACGTATCCAAGCTTTCCAAGCTGATGCTCAAAAACAATTACAACAAAAACAACAAGATTTATTAAAACCAGTTTTAGAAAAAGCACAAGCTGCAATTGCTAAAGTTGGTAAAGCAAAAGGATTTCAATACGTTTTAGATTCTTCAATCGGAGCTGGAGTTCTTTATGCTGACGGAAACGACATCTTAGCTGATGTTAAAAAAGAATTAGGCGTAAAATAATTTTTTATACAAAAACAAATTAAGCTACTTTATTAATAAAGTAGCTTTTTTTATATTTGTAATAATGAGTACAGAAAACACAATTGGTATTTTTGATTCGGGCATTGGTGGCACTTCAATATGGAAAGAAATTAATCATTTACTTCCGTATGAAAATACTATTTATTTAGCCGATACAAAAAATGCTCCTTACGGAACAAAATCAAAAGATGAAATAATAGCATACAGCATTAAAAACACAGAGTTTTTATTGAATAAAAATGCAAAACTAGTTGTAGTTGCTTGCAACACGGCAACCTTAAATGCTGTAGCTGTTTTACGCGAAAAATTTGATGTGCCGTTTATTGGTTTAGAACCTGCAATAAAACCGGCAGCTTTACAATCGCAAACCAAAAACATTGGTGTTTTAGCCACGCAAGCTTCTATACAAAGTGAAAACTTTAAAAATGCAGTTCTAAACTTTCCAGATGTAAATATTATACCACAGATTGGTTACAACTTGGTTCAGTTAATAGAACAAGGACATATTGATAGCCCAGAAATGGATCAGCTATTACAACAATACGTGCAACCAATGGTTGAAAAAAACATTGATTATTTAGTTTTAGGTTGTACCCATTATCCGTATTTGTTTGATAAAATAAAAGCGATTGTACCTCCAACAGTACAAATTATAGATTCTGGCGAAGCAGTTGCCAAACAAACCAAACACATTTTAGAAAGTAATAAAGCCTTAAACCTTTCTAATAAAATGGGACAAAACTTGTTTTACACCAACGGCAATGCTACAGTATTAAAAAGTATTTTAGGCTTTACTACTAATGTATTTGAATCTGATTTTTAGGTTATTCTTTTAACCAGCTAGAATACATTACATAATTTTCTGAAATCCGAGCTATTTCACCAGCAAAAGCAGATTTATCAATATCTTTTACTTTTTTAGCTGGAATACCAGCATAAATACTACCAGGTTCT
This genomic window from Flavobacterium agricola contains:
- a CDS encoding OmpH family outer membrane protein, translated to MKKLFLLACIMSFSLAQAQIATKVGYIDMDYILEKLPKYGEAKSKLEEKANGWKQEVELKKTELEKLKKSLEIERIILTKELIDEREEEILNFEKELLEFQDKRFGPRGDLVIQKTTIIKPIQDQIFNIVQDISEKRKYDLIFDKSSDLSIIFASGRFDISDMVLRELLRAEKKETLTQKQLKEQEAQDKLIDDRREDPRIGEREKAQEERQQQILNTREERQRVLEERKAEAIKKRQELQQAKQQAIEERKAEAERRKTELQARKQGATETKEAVTETKAVKAENKQENTPTKNKVETQAEAPKNNTQSAEQNRLDQIEARKKALEERREEANRKKIEQQEARQKIIDDRKAEAEKRRQEIENRKNNN
- the murI gene encoding glutamate racemase, which encodes MSTENTIGIFDSGIGGTSIWKEINHLLPYENTIYLADTKNAPYGTKSKDEIIAYSIKNTEFLLNKNAKLVVVACNTATLNAVAVLREKFDVPFIGLEPAIKPAALQSQTKNIGVLATQASIQSENFKNAVLNFPDVNIIPQIGYNLVQLIEQGHIDSPEMDQLLQQYVQPMVEKNIDYLVLGCTHYPYLFDKIKAIVPPTVQIIDSGEAVAKQTKHILESNKALNLSNKMGQNLFYTNGNATVLKSILGFTTNVFESDF
- a CDS encoding BamA/OMP85 family outer membrane protein, translated to MRFVGNTVYTEDQLKRVLSIEKGDTYNGKLLQERILNKKNPDANDITNLYQNNGYLFSNVNAVETRTHNDTIDFDIRIIEGPLAYINSVNVIGNDKTNDHVIYRELRTRPGDKWSKENVIRTIRELGQLGFFDPEALQPDIKPNQADGTVDIEYKVVEKGASQVELQGGYGGGSFIGTLGLSFNNFSVRNMFNKKAYKPLPMGDGQRMALRAQFSKYYQTYSLSFTEPWLGGKKPLAFSASISHSKQFLYNWYTYDVDKSQSFNITSISFGLAKRLSVPDDYFVLSQAVSYQYFDLNNYNTGLFTFGDGQANNLSYTISLSRNSKGFNPIFPTYGSEFTVSGKFTPPYSLFEKTNYKTLGDEEKYKRRTVANTTTPNGSYVPAGTYLDASGNPVEGNDYRLAAVDQGKIDQKRFKMLEYYKLKFKGDWYTSLTKIGDQPLVLRSLAEFGFLGAYNSARGIVPFERFYLGGDGLANFTMDGREIVQLRGYENYALTPVNQNGEQIGGTIYNKFTLELRYPITLKQSASIYALAFAEAGTSYASFKDYNPFNLKRSTGLGLRVFMPMFGLLGIDFAYGFDEAPGRTQPSGWQTHFIIGQQF
- a CDS encoding OmpH family outer membrane protein, whose translation is MKTIKTLFIAAVMFLGANQAMQAQSKIAHINVQELVTNLPDMKNAEAQIRKIAENYDKEYTTMATEYQTKMGKYESEAKNVTDAVNESRMREMEEMGQRIQAFQADAQKQLQQKQQDLLKPVLEKAQAAIAKVGKAKGFQYVLDSSIGAGVLYADGNDILADVKKELGVK